The Desulfobulbaceae bacterium DNA segment GGGAACTACAACTCTGAACAGCAGTTTGTCTTGTCTGGAGCAAAAGGATCTCTGGCAAAGGCTGCTGATCTGGCGCTATCCAGGGGGGGGAAGGCGGTTCATTTAAATGTTAGTATCGCTAACCATAGTCCGCTCATGAGTTCTGCTGTTCCTGAGTTCGAACAGGTATTTGCTGGTGTTACGTTGGATCGGCCGTCTATCCCTTTAATCTTTAATGTTACAGCTAAGACCGAAGAAGACCCTGAAGAGATTCGGGCAATCATGTCTCGACAAATTGTTTCCATGGTCCGTTGGCAGGAGATTATTGCGGGTCTGGTAGCGTCAGGAGCTAATATCTTTATTGAAGTTGGTCCTAAGAAGGTCTTGTCCGGTCTTCTAAAGCGAGCCCTGCCCAAGGGTGAAGGACACCGTTGTTATCAGGTCGATTCTCCAGAGACGCTACGGCTGTGTCTTGCCGAGGTCGCGCCGTAAGTTTCTTGCCTCAGGCAGTTTTATGGAAAGTGCTGACTGTTGAGTTAAGTGTGGGTGCTGTTATTGTGCCGGCTTCGGTGTTGTTGAGGGGGGGTGGGGGTGATCTTTAAGTCGGGGAAGGGGGGTGATGACTTCTTTGGCTTGGCCTGTTGTGGTGTATAATCCCCAGTAAGCCTCTTTGGTGTGATTCCCAGGAAATTCAGTGGCCATAAGAGCTGGCTTCCATGGGGTGTCGAAGGCCTCGAAGTAGGCAAAACCTAAGGTCGGAGAGGACGGAAAACGGTTTGTCAGTTCATTCCAGAATCGAGCTTGGCCTGCTTGAGAGTATCCTTGTGCCGCTTCTCCCGAGGGGAGACCGGTTTCTTTGATCAGGACGGGCAAGCGGTACGCAGTTTGTAGTTCTTTTATTATATTGAGCACCATGGAAACACCATCCTCCAGTTTGTTTGGAGTGAACCATTTTTCAAATACCGGGTGGATATTGGGCATCAGCAGGTCATGGGACCTGAAGAAGTCTGAATATTCCGGAGTGAGGTATAGATAGAAAGGTTCCGATGTTGTCACGGGTAAGCTCGGCGCCATCTTTTTTATCCGTATTATGGCCTGTTGGACATCCACTGTTGTGTACCGCTTGGTGTAAATACCCTCGTTGCCGACAACCACGGCAGAGACAAGGTCAGGATATTTATGGAACGCCTGGAGTACATTATTGATCTCGATCTCTGAGGATGGGTCCCAAATACCCATGATTACAGAGCGGTATTTGAGATTGCTCGCTACCTCCGCCACGTGTTCGACACCGTTAATTGCCGAATAGGTAATTACGCCATTGAAATATGGGTGCAGTATTTCAAGATCTTTCCTGATGCCTGATCGTGTGCCAGGCGACACCTTCTCTCCCTTAATTGAAAAGCTTCGCGGTGTGTAGGCGATAAATCGGCTCTCTTGAATTGAAACAGGAAGGCTAATTTTGTTGTCGGCTCGCGCCTGTTGAAAGCTGACAATCCAGGATAGCAGGACCGTTATCAACAGAGCAAGGAGGCACTCGGGAATATTGATTGTTATTTTTGGTGGCAATAAAGTGGGCATGAGAATTCAACCCGCATGTGAGGGGTGAGGGAATTAGATCTTATGGTTTCGTGGAGAGGTAAGGGGAGGTTGCTGCAGGGGGTGACGAAACCTGCAGCAACCTTTTTGAGGTTACCCACTTATGTGAACAGATGCAATTGCTTTATTGTGTAGCGGACGAGAGGGTTGTTACTGTGCCTGTTATTTCAGGGTGACTCCTTTGGGGAGTAGCTGTTCTGTCATGACTGAATTTCTCTAAATCGCACAACTCGATTTTTCCCTTGCCCCTTGGCGTGAAATAGAGCGAGGTCGGTATTATGAAATAATGACTCGGCTCCATGGGCAGTATGTTGATCAGCTTGTAGTTCAGCAACTCCAAGGCTGATGGTGACCCTGATTCCTTTTTGAATAACCTCCCCTTTTTCATTGCGAATTAGAAAATTGTAATCTTCAACAGATTTTCTAATTATTTCAGCTAGAAAAGTAGCTTTTTCTTCTTTTACACCTGGCATGATGACAGCGAATTCTTCCCCTCCAAAACGGGCGGTGTAGATCTCTCCAGGCATATTGTTTGTGTAGTCATGGGTGCAATGCCTGATGATTTTTGCTACTGCCACCAGGGCTTGGTCTCCAACTTGGTGGCCATATTTGTCATTAAATAATTTGAAATTATCAATATCAAGGACAATGAGAGAGACAGGTAGTGCCCGTTGCCAGGATTTTTCGATTGAATCTGTTATGAACTCATCAAAAGCTCGGCGATTGTAAAGGTTTGTCAAGCTGTCCGTACGACATAATTGATCAAGTCGAGCCACGTCCTGATCCATACTCCTTATCAGATCTTTAAACGCGACTCGGAGGGAGGCGATGACTTTTTCCGGGTCCTGCCCCATGGCTAATGCATTGACTGTGCTTTCTTCGAGGTCCTTGATGTCTCCTCGACGATAGCGAAGTGTTGCTTGGAATTCCTGAAGGAGTTTTTGTGATTCAGTCAGGGTCAGCTGGATTTTTTTGATATAGGGAGCTGAGAAGATTTTCTCATTCTTGTCCATAAGTTCCGCAAATTTTTCATCAGTGAATTGTTTCTCAATGAATATTTTTGTTAGCAGTGATTGGAGTTGGCCTTTTTGCTGGTGGTTTAAATAGTCATGGTAGCTGAGGCCCCGCATGTACATGACCAGGGATCGCCACTTGTTGTCTCGAGGGACACCCGCGTTGTCCAGAATGATACACATTTTTTCAGTGCATGAAAAATCACAATGATCCCGAGTCGTTTGCATATTCTCTCCCGTCTGTTTTCCGTTTTTAATGTACGACAATGTGTTATTGCCGTTATCGTTGGTCACATAATTAGCAAGGGCTGTGCCACAAAGAAGTCGGGAAGTGGTGGGAGGTGGAAACTCATTTTTTGCTGCATGAAATGCCAGGATAGTGCAAAGTGTGGGTGGCAGGATGTATGAATTTGGTACTTTTGTATGCACCATGTGAATACTTTGGGATTCACCTAGGGGGTTTTGTCGGTATCGAGAATAATGGTAACTGGACCTTGGTTTGTTAGGTGGACCTCCATCGTGGCCTGGAATTGGCCACAGGAGACAGGACGACCGAATTTTTTTATGTATTCTACGAAATAGAGATAAAGGTGTTTGGCTGTTTCTGGGGGGGCTGCTTGATTGTATGAGGGACGCCTCCCCTTTCGGCAGTCTCCAAATAATGTAAATTGTGACACTACTAAAATTTCTCCGTCAACATCCTTGACAGATCTGTTCATTTGTCCGTTGTGATCCGGAAATATCCTTAGTTCGGCAATTTTTTCGGCTAGGTAGTGAGCTTCCTTTTCGGTATCCAAACGGCCGATTCCGAGGAGGATAAGGAGTCCTGATCCTATAGAGCTAACAACGTGTTGATTAACGGAGACTGATGCTTGGCTGACGAGTTGGATGATTGCCTTCATATATTTGTATGGTATCTATGAAATCGTTTGAGGAGGAGTCGAGTCTGTGAATTCGATTGGACATTCGGGCTGGTTTAAATTGCCCAGGAGAAATTGAATAATCGATATGGCGGTAATGGCTGCTGTTTCAGCGCGAAGGATTAGTGGGCCTAGGGTTTTTGGGACGAAACCCTGTCGGGTTGCGCCCTGCACCTCAGATTTGGAAAAGCCACCCTCAGGTCCTATCAAGATAAGAACGTGGCCATCAAGTGGCGTTAGTTGTTGAGGAAGGGGAGCGGGTGAGCTGTTTTCCCAGAAAATAAATTTGGTTGTTGATAGGTTGGCTTGGAAAATGAGTTGATCAATGCTGATAGTAGGAAGGCAGATCATAGGGGTCGGCCTGTTGCATTGCTTGCAGGCCTCTAGAGAGATGCGTTGCCAGCGGTCGAGCTGTCCGTTTGGGACAGTCTTGATGTCGCAATGCTGAGAGATAATTGGTTGGAAAGTTGAAACTCCTAACTCTGTAGCTTTCTGGACTATCAGGTCCATTTTTTTTCCTTTTATTACGGATTGAGCCAAAGTGAGAAATGGCGCTTTTAACTGATGATAACTCCTTTTGGTTATCTTGGCCTTGATAGAGGATTTGCTGACAGTGGAGATCTCTACCTGATAAACAAGACCAGTCCCGTCGAAAAGTTCAATAACATTTCCTGGTTTAAGCCGGAGGACGGTGCTTATGTGGCGAGCTTCTTGGTCAATGATGGTGGTGTTATCACCAGTAATCAAAGTTGGATCAATGAAAAAACGACGCATATTGATTTTGTGTA contains these protein-coding regions:
- a CDS encoding 16S rRNA (uracil(1498)-N(3))-methyltransferase yields the protein MRRFFIDPTLITGDNTTIIDQEARHISTVLRLKPGNVIELFDGTGLVYQVEISTVSKSSIKAKITKRSYHQLKAPFLTLAQSVIKGKKMDLIVQKATELGVSTFQPIISQHCDIKTVPNGQLDRWQRISLEACKQCNRPTPMICLPTISIDQLIFQANLSTTKFIFWENSSPAPLPQQLTPLDGHVLILIGPEGGFSKSEVQGATRQGFVPKTLGPLILRAETAAITAISIIQFLLGNLNQPECPIEFTDSTPPQTIS
- a CDS encoding D-tyrosyl-tRNA(Tyr) deacylase yields the protein MKAIIQLVSQASVSVNQHVVSSIGSGLLILLGIGRLDTEKEAHYLAEKIAELRIFPDHNGQMNRSVKDVDGEILVVSQFTLFGDCRKGRRPSYNQAAPPETAKHLYLYFVEYIKKFGRPVSCGQFQATMEVHLTNQGPVTIILDTDKTP
- a CDS encoding GGDEF domain-containing protein; amino-acid sequence: MVHTKVPNSYILPPTLCTILAFHAAKNEFPPPTTSRLLCGTALANYVTNDNGNNTLSYIKNGKQTGENMQTTRDHCDFSCTEKMCIILDNAGVPRDNKWRSLVMYMRGLSYHDYLNHQQKGQLQSLLTKIFIEKQFTDEKFAELMDKNEKIFSAPYIKKIQLTLTESQKLLQEFQATLRYRRGDIKDLEESTVNALAMGQDPEKVIASLRVAFKDLIRSMDQDVARLDQLCRTDSLTNLYNRRAFDEFITDSIEKSWQRALPVSLIVLDIDNFKLFNDKYGHQVGDQALVAVAKIIRHCTHDYTNNMPGEIYTARFGGEEFAVIMPGVKEEKATFLAEIIRKSVEDYNFLIRNEKGEVIQKGIRVTISLGVAELQADQHTAHGAESLFHNTDLALFHAKGQGKNRVVRFREIQS